In a single window of the Pyramidobacter porci genome:
- the rpsS gene encoding 30S ribosomal protein S19, giving the protein MARSAKKGPYVEARLLKRVEELNGSGTKKVLKTWSRASMIVPPMVGHTIAVHNGRTHVPVYISENMIGHKLGEFALTRRFTGHSGQERSVPTAAAAPKAASAAK; this is encoded by the coding sequence ATGGCACGTTCTGCTAAAAAAGGGCCCTACGTCGAGGCGAGACTCCTCAAGAGGGTCGAGGAACTGAACGGAAGTGGTACCAAAAAGGTTCTCAAAACTTGGTCGCGCGCTTCCATGATCGTTCCGCCTATGGTTGGTCATACAATTGCCGTTCATAACGGTCGTACTCATGTTCCTGTTTACATCAGCGAGAACATGATCGGTCACAAGCTGGGCGAATTCGCTCTGACCCGTCGTTTTACCGGTCACAGCGGTCAGGAGCGTTCAGTTCCGACAGCGGCGGCAGCGCCTAAGGCTGCTTCGGCGGCTAAGTAA
- the rplV gene encoding 50S ribosomal protein L22 — protein sequence MQAYAIAKAVRISPYKVRQVLPLIRGKKVGDAMMVLRYTPKKAARLVEKVLKSAVANAEFNFGMDVEKLKVVEAKADQGPSMKRFRPASMGRAHAYVHRTSHITVTVAE from the coding sequence GTGCAGGCTTATGCAATTGCCAAGGCGGTTCGTATTTCGCCTTATAAAGTTCGTCAGGTACTGCCTTTGATTCGCGGCAAGAAAGTCGGAGATGCCATGATGGTTCTCCGCTACACCCCGAAGAAAGCTGCCCGACTTGTGGAAAAGGTGCTGAAGAGCGCCGTCGCCAACGCCGAATTCAACTTCGGTATGGATGTTGAGAAGCTGAAAGTCGTCGAGGCTAAAGCGGATCAGGGGCCCAGCATGAAGCGTTTCCGTCCTGCATCCATGGGGCGCGCCCATGCCTATGTGCATCGTACCAGTCACATCACTGTGACGGTCGCCGAGTAA
- the rpsC gene encoding 30S ribosomal protein S3, with product MGQKVHPIGYRIGVIRDWESKWYAVGKNYVKNLHEDIKLRSWIKNRWEGAGISRVEIERVGKVIRFTLWTARPGVVIGKQGAELTKVKDELQALTGTRVMLNVQEIKNPDVDAQLVAEGIASALERRVSFRRAMKQAMFRTMKAGGLGIKIQCSGRLGGAEIARTEWYNDGRLPLSTLRADVDYSCVKAVTMYGAIGVKCWIYRDEKALNTAAPRPVRSRANKREGGRA from the coding sequence ATGGGTCAGAAAGTTCATCCGATCGGTTATCGTATCGGCGTGATCCGTGACTGGGAATCCAAGTGGTATGCGGTTGGTAAAAACTATGTGAAGAATCTTCACGAGGACATCAAGCTGCGCTCTTGGATTAAAAACCGCTGGGAAGGCGCCGGCATTTCTCGCGTTGAGATCGAGCGCGTTGGCAAGGTAATTCGCTTCACGCTGTGGACGGCTCGTCCTGGTGTGGTGATCGGCAAACAGGGCGCCGAGTTGACGAAAGTGAAAGACGAGCTCCAGGCTCTGACGGGTACCCGAGTGATGCTGAACGTTCAGGAGATCAAAAACCCTGACGTTGACGCTCAGCTTGTGGCCGAAGGCATCGCCTCTGCGCTGGAACGGCGCGTCAGTTTCCGTCGCGCTATGAAGCAGGCTATGTTCCGTACTATGAAGGCCGGCGGTCTGGGCATCAAGATCCAGTGTTCTGGACGTCTTGGCGGAGCGGAAATTGCCCGCACGGAGTGGTATAACGATGGACGCCTTCCTCTTTCCACTCTCCGCGCTGACGTGGACTACAGTTGCGTCAAGGCCGTGACCATGTACGGCGCTATTGGCGTGAAGTGCTGGATCTACCGTGATGAAAAAGCCTTGAACACGGCAGCGCCCCGTCCTGTCCGCAGCAGGGCGAACAAAAGGGAAGGAGGCCGGGCTTAA
- the rplP gene encoding 50S ribosomal protein L16, with amino-acid sequence MLMPKRTKFRKPHRDCLVGETKGGAYVAFGEFGVQAMECAYITARQIEATRVAINRKMRKGGKLWIRIFPDVPYTKKPLETRMGKGKGAPEFWVSAVRKGRIMFELGGIPREVAEEAFRTASHKLPIKVRLVTRDSLDGE; translated from the coding sequence ATGTTGATGCCGAAGAGAACAAAGTTCCGCAAGCCTCATCGCGACTGCCTTGTGGGCGAAACGAAAGGCGGGGCTTACGTGGCTTTTGGCGAGTTCGGCGTGCAGGCGATGGAATGCGCTTACATTACCGCTCGTCAGATCGAGGCGACCCGCGTTGCCATCAACCGTAAGATGCGCAAGGGCGGCAAACTGTGGATCCGCATCTTCCCCGACGTGCCTTATACGAAGAAGCCTCTTGAAACCCGAATGGGAAAGGGAAAGGGCGCTCCTGAGTTCTGGGTATCTGCCGTTCGTAAAGGCCGTATTATGTTTGAGCTTGGCGGGATTCCCCGTGAAGTTGCTGAGGAAGCGTTCCGCACGGCTTCTCACAAGCTTCCTATCAAGGTGCGGCTTGTGACCCGCGACAGTTTGGATGGTGAATAG
- the rpmC gene encoding 50S ribosomal protein L29, with product MDAKSLREMTVEELMNKHNQFKEELFNLRFQNAVGQLKNTSRIKEVKKTIARVLTIVHEKEQGLNVNAGRR from the coding sequence ATGGACGCCAAGAGTCTGCGTGAAATGACCGTTGAAGAGCTCATGAACAAGCACAACCAGTTCAAGGAAGAGCTGTTTAACCTGCGCTTCCAGAATGCTGTTGGTCAGTTGAAGAACACCAGCAGAATCAAAGAGGTCAAGAAGACCATCGCGAGAGTCCTTACCATTGTTCACGAAAAAGAACAGGGACTGAACGTGAACGCCGGAAGGAGGTAA
- the rpsQ gene encoding 30S ribosomal protein S17, which translates to MEAKTPHRKMKIGIVVSDKMEKTISVRVTRHAMHPVYGKRIIKSKKFLVHDAENACRMGDRVQFAETRPMSKNKRWTLVKIIERAPILGGSVEEDV; encoded by the coding sequence ATGGAAGCTAAAACCCCTCATCGCAAGATGAAAATCGGAATCGTTGTCAGCGACAAGATGGAGAAGACGATCTCTGTCCGTGTGACCCGGCATGCCATGCACCCTGTGTATGGTAAGCGCATCATCAAATCCAAGAAGTTCCTTGTGCACGATGCTGAGAACGCCTGCCGCATGGGCGACAGAGTCCAGTTTGCCGAAACTCGTCCTATGAGCAAGAACAAGCGCTGGACCCTCGTCAAGATCATTGAGAGAGCCCCCATCCTGGGCGGATCTGTCGAGGAGGATGTTTAA
- the rplN gene encoding 50S ribosomal protein L14, with the protein MIQLNTVLNVADNTGAKRVKCIQVLGGSRRRFGSLGDIIVCAVKEAIPNSNVAKGSVVKAVIVRTKKERRRADGSYVRFDDNAAVLIDGNGDPRGTRIFGPVARELRAKKYMRIISLAPEVV; encoded by the coding sequence ATGATCCAGTTGAATACAGTGCTTAACGTTGCTGACAACACCGGAGCGAAACGTGTCAAGTGCATCCAGGTACTCGGTGGCAGCCGCCGCCGTTTCGGTTCACTGGGCGATATCATCGTTTGCGCTGTGAAGGAAGCTATTCCCAACAGCAATGTTGCCAAGGGCAGCGTCGTCAAGGCTGTGATCGTCCGTACTAAAAAGGAGCGTCGTCGCGCTGACGGTTCCTACGTGCGCTTTGACGACAACGCCGCCGTTCTGATCGACGGTAACGGAGATCCTAGAGGAACTCGTATTTTTGGCCCAGTCGCCCGTGAGCTTCGCGCGAAGAAGTACATGCGCATCATCTCGCTGGCGCCCGAAGTTGTATAG
- the rplX gene encoding 50S ribosomal protein L24, with product MSKMRLKKGDRVRVISGKDKGKEGKILVSFPAENKVIVEGVSVASRHSKPTQANPQGGIVKKETPIYASKVMLICPNTGKPTRVGHAFLEDGRKVRVAKVSGEIVDQLK from the coding sequence ATGAGCAAAATGCGTTTGAAAAAGGGTGACCGCGTCAGAGTCATCTCCGGTAAGGACAAGGGCAAGGAAGGCAAAATTCTTGTCTCCTTCCCCGCGGAAAATAAGGTTATCGTCGAAGGAGTGAGCGTTGCTTCGCGTCACAGCAAACCCACTCAGGCCAATCCGCAGGGCGGCATCGTCAAGAAGGAAACGCCGATCTATGCCTCCAAGGTCATGCTGATTTGCCCCAACACCGGAAAACCCACCCGCGTTGGTCATGCTTTCTTGGAAGACGGCCGCAAGGTACGCGTGGCCAAGGTTTCCGGCGAAATTGTCGACCAGCTCAAGTAG
- the rplE gene encoding 50S ribosomal protein L5, whose amino-acid sequence MTVRVLEKYKSEVVPALQAQFAYKNLMMMPKIAKVVINIGVGDAKSDSKFIDAAVAELATISGQRPMIKKSKKSIANFKLREGSPVGCSVTLRGVRMWEFLDRLLNLTLARIKDFQGVSRTSFDGRGNYNLGLKDQLIFPEINYDKVVKLRGMNVTIVTTANTDEEAFVMLEKLGMPFAHAE is encoded by the coding sequence ATGACCGTACGCGTGCTGGAAAAATACAAGAGCGAAGTTGTGCCTGCGCTTCAGGCGCAGTTCGCCTATAAAAACCTCATGATGATGCCCAAGATCGCCAAGGTCGTCATTAACATTGGCGTCGGCGATGCCAAGAGCGACAGCAAGTTTATCGACGCGGCCGTCGCTGAGCTTGCTACGATCAGCGGACAGCGTCCGATGATCAAGAAGTCGAAAAAATCCATTGCGAACTTCAAGCTTCGCGAAGGCTCTCCCGTCGGCTGCAGCGTGACGCTTCGCGGTGTGCGCATGTGGGAATTTCTCGATCGACTGCTGAATCTTACTCTTGCCCGCATCAAGGACTTTCAAGGTGTTTCGAGAACCTCCTTCGACGGACGCGGCAATTACAATCTCGGTCTCAAGGATCAGCTGATCTTCCCCGAGATCAATTACGACAAGGTCGTGAAGCTTCGCGGCATGAATGTTACCATCGTTACCACTGCGAATACCGACGAAGAGGCGTTTGTCATGCTCGAGAAGCTTGGTATGCCTTTTGCGCATGCTGAATAG
- a CDS encoding type Z 30S ribosomal protein S14, translating into MARKALKNKAALPPKFSTRGYNRCPICGRMHGYMRDFDMCRCCFRNLAREGKIPGIVKSSW; encoded by the coding sequence ATGGCGAGAAAAGCTCTGAAGAACAAGGCTGCGCTGCCCCCGAAATTTTCGACCCGCGGCTACAACAGATGCCCGATCTGCGGTCGTATGCACGGTTACATGAGAGATTTTGACATGTGCCGCTGCTGCTTCCGTAACCTTGCCCGCGAAGGCAAGATCCCTGGAATTGTCAAGTCGAGCTGGTAA
- the rpsH gene encoding 30S ribosomal protein S8: MYVNDPIADMLTRIRNANMVYHESVDIPISKMKLGIAKILKSEGYIRNYKVLNDPKKPAGTIKVFMNYGPNRERVVQGLRRMSKPGRRVYVGKDKLPKVMGGLGIAIISTSQGLKTDAEARLLGLGGEVVCYVW; encoded by the coding sequence ATGTACGTTAACGATCCGATTGCGGATATGCTCACGAGAATTCGCAATGCGAACATGGTCTACCATGAGAGCGTTGATATCCCGATCAGCAAGATGAAGCTGGGGATTGCGAAGATCCTGAAAAGTGAAGGTTACATCCGCAACTACAAGGTCCTCAACGACCCCAAAAAGCCCGCGGGTACCATCAAGGTTTTTATGAACTATGGTCCCAATCGCGAGCGCGTCGTGCAGGGCCTTCGCCGCATGAGTAAGCCCGGCCGCCGTGTCTATGTCGGCAAGGATAAACTGCCTAAAGTCATGGGAGGCTTAGGAATTGCCATTATTTCTACCTCTCAGGGATTGAAGACCGACGCCGAGGCCAGGCTGCTTGGCCTTGGCGGAGAAGTCGTCTGCTATGTCTGGTAA
- the rplF gene encoding 50S ribosomal protein L6, producing the protein MSRLGRKPVTVPQGASVEVKENRIVVKGRNGELSMPLVENISVEVKDGAVHVARANEEKTTKAAHGMVRAMINNMVIGVTEGYTKTLEIEGVGYRAAMKGKNLGLSLGFSHPVEVVPPEGVTFAVEGATKIFVKGIDKQVVGQIAAIIRGYRAPEPYKGKGIHYLGEHILRKAGKTATK; encoded by the coding sequence ATGTCAAGATTAGGACGTAAGCCCGTCACGGTCCCGCAGGGTGCCAGCGTAGAGGTCAAGGAAAACAGAATCGTTGTTAAGGGCAGGAACGGTGAGCTGTCCATGCCCCTCGTGGAAAATATCTCCGTCGAGGTCAAGGACGGTGCTGTTCACGTGGCACGCGCCAACGAAGAGAAAACCACAAAGGCCGCGCACGGCATGGTTCGCGCTATGATTAACAACATGGTTATCGGCGTTACCGAAGGCTACACCAAGACGCTTGAAATTGAGGGCGTCGGCTATCGTGCCGCTATGAAAGGCAAAAATCTCGGCCTGAGCCTAGGCTTTTCCCATCCGGTCGAGGTCGTTCCTCCTGAAGGAGTTACTTTTGCCGTAGAAGGCGCGACCAAGATTTTCGTCAAGGGCATTGACAAACAGGTTGTTGGCCAGATTGCTGCGATCATTCGCGGGTATCGCGCCCCCGAACCTTACAAGGGTAAGGGTATTCACTATCTCGGCGAGCATATCCTGCGCAAGGCCGGCAAGACCGCTACTAAGTAA
- the rplR gene encoding 50S ribosomal protein L18 produces MIKTKSRNEMRLLRHSRLRKSVSGTAERPRLSVFRSLRDIYVQVIDDTVGHTLVSVSTKEKSVAQTLECGHCTVAAAKVIGKLVAERAKEKGITEVVFDRGGHVYHGRVQAIADAAREAGLKL; encoded by the coding sequence ATGATTAAGACCAAGAGCAGAAATGAGATGCGTCTCCTTCGGCACAGCCGTCTTCGCAAGAGCGTTTCCGGCACCGCTGAGAGACCGAGACTGTCCGTTTTCCGCAGCCTGAGAGACATTTACGTTCAGGTGATCGATGATACCGTCGGTCATACGCTGGTCTCCGTGTCCACGAAGGAAAAGTCCGTGGCGCAGACCCTCGAGTGCGGCCATTGCACGGTAGCCGCCGCCAAGGTTATTGGCAAGCTTGTTGCGGAGCGCGCGAAGGAAAAGGGCATCACCGAGGTCGTCTTCGACCGTGGTGGTCATGTGTATCACGGTCGCGTTCAGGCCATTGCCGACGCTGCTCGTGAAGCCGGTTTGAAGCTCTAG